AAAAGTTATTTAGTTTTTTTAATAAGTTCTTGTTTTGGAGTTTGATTCTGAAAAGACTCTGAAAATAAATTAAAAATTAAGGATGAGGCTGCTAGTCCTAAAAAGCCTGAAATTAAAATAAATATCCAGAACCCTAATGGACTTGGATCCTTAGCTTTTCTAGTTTTATTAGTTTTTTTAGCCACTTCTTCAACTATTTCTTCTATTTTTATCTCTTGCTTCTCTGTATTCAATTCATTCATTATAAATTCTGTATCAAGTTTCAACTTCTGTGAAATTCTACGAACCATTGCTTTGATAAATACTTTTTCAGGCAGCTCTTCTTCATTGCCTTCTTCAATGGCTTTAAGTTGATGAGATCCAATTTTCAAATCAGAAGCCAATTCTTCAACAGATTGATCTCTACTTAACCTTGCCTCTTTAATAAAATTTCCAATTCTTTTTAAAGAGGATTGTTCTTTTTTGGTATTGTCTTCTGGATTAGATTTTATTTCTTTCAAAGCAAATAAATTTTTACTAATTATAGTGATTAATATTTTTCTATCAACTTTGCGATTATTTATTTCTAAAGAGATGCCTATATGATGGATTGTATAGATTAGACCTGTTTTGAGAATTATTAATTGCTGGGCTAATTATGTAAATAGTTGTTCTAATTAATTTTTTTTCAATAGAAAATTTTTCCATATCTTTTAATTCTATTAATGATGTCCAACCATCATCCCAAGATACTCTGAATCCAACAATAACTTTAGTCTCTGGGGGATAAAACTCTAGTAAAGTTTCTTGAGAACTTTTTACATGCCTAGCACTTAGATAAAGGCATAAAGAGGAATTGTGTTTCGCAAGATCTTTTAGAGATTCTTTCTCGGGCATACCAGTTCTGCCTCCTGCTCTTGTTAAAATAATTGTTTGCGTTACGTCTGGGATAGTTAACTCAGCTTCATGATATGCTGCTGCGACTTGAAAAGCACTTACACCTGGAATAACTTCGATTTCAATTTTTTCTTTTTTTAAAATTTCTATTTGTTCTCTAATTGCGCCAAAAAGACAAGGGTCTCCATCATGCAACCTTATAACAGTTTTCCCTTCCTGAAGTTTTTTTATCATGATTGAGGTGATTTGCTCTAAGTTGAGGGAACTCGTTTTTATATTTTCAGAACCTTCTTTAGAAAAATCTAAAATCTTTTCAGGAATTAGAGAATCAGTCCAAATAATGACATCTGCACTTTTTATTTTTTTTAAAGCTTTTAGTGTTAATAAATCTGGATCGCCGGGACCAACGCCAATAAATGATATTTTCTTATTCATTCTTTCTATTTTTACCACTATATGTTCTTAATCTTAAAAAAAATATTCCAATTAATCCAGAAGAAAATAGAAAAATACTTATAAATTGGGCCATTCTTATACCGCCACTACAGAAAGGCGGAAGCCCACCAATGCAAAGGGGGTCAGTTCTTAAACCCTCAATCCAGAATCTTCCAAAGCTATAACTTATTAAATAAAGACAACTAATAAAGCCAGGCCTAAAAAAATCTGTTTTACTCTGTTTATTAAATATCAAAATAAGGAGGATAAATATTAAAAAATTCCAAAATGATTCGTAGAGATAAGTAGGATGAAAGAATTCGTAATTAATAAATTCTAAAGGCCTATTTTGGATAGGTATAAATAATTTCCAAGGCAAATTTGTAGGAACCCCAAATGCTTCATTATTAAAAAAATTTCCCCACCTTCCTATAGATTGTCCAAGAATAATCGAGGGTATTAATATATCTATAAAAGTTTTTAAATCAATGTTTTTCGACTTACAGAAATAGATAATAGATAATAATCCTCCAATTAGACCTCCATGAATTGCTATGCCTCCTTCCCAAACTGCTAGAAAAGAGGGAATTTGAATTGTGTTATTAAATAGCTCAAAAGAAGTAAAAAAATTGTCTCCAATATATTTCCTCCACTCAAAAATTACGTAATAAGTTCTTGCTCCAATTATTGAAAAAATTATTAATGAAGGTAGTATCTCGCTTATGTACTCTGGATTGATATTTCTTGCCTTTGCAAGTTTTTTAGAAATAAATAGGCCTATGAAGACTGAAATCGAAATAAGCAAACCATACCATCTAATCGTTAGAAATCCTAAATGTAAAAATGTTTCTCCTGGAGACTGTATAAAAGCTTGAAATGTAAGCATCCAAAGACAGTTAAATACCCTCTACTGCCTGTACTTTTTCTACTTGTTTTTTCTTTAAGACTAAAAGTATTTGAGTTAGACCTACACCAATAAAGAATGCAATTAATCCAATAACTCTGTAAGGGCTCTGAAGTACCACTTCAGCATCCAATTGCCCAAAACCACCAACGTTTGGATCATTAGTAAGTGGATCACCTGCATTAATTTTGTCCTGTGCTTTTACTATAAGTTGAGGTCCAACTGGTACAGAATCAGTAGTTATTTCACCATTCTCATTTTCTATAATAATTTCATAACTACCATCTTCAATTGTGTCTATTGAATTAATAGTTCCTGTGGCGGAAGAGGTGAATATTACATTATTACTTTTATCTCCAGTTGGGTAAACTTGACCTCTACCTCTATTGCCCCCTATGTGTAATGAGTATTTACCATAGTGATATTCTTTATTTGTGGATGGATCAGGAGAGAGTACAGGGAAAACTATTTCTTTATTGGTATCACCAGGTAAAGGACCTACAATTATTATGTTATCTTTCTCTTCACTGTAATTAGTGAAGTATACTCCTTCCGTCTCTTCTTTGATTTCTTCAGTCCACCTTTCTTGAGGAGCAAGTTTGAAGCCATCAGGCAGCATTACAACAGCACCAACTTGTAATGGAACTTCAGAACCATCAGCTCCAATCTCTTTTAAGTCATTTTTATAAGGTATTTTGACAACAGCTTTGAAAACACTATCAGCACCAACGGATTGTGGAACCTCTGCAATAGTAGGCATCTGAGCTAGATGACAATTCGCACATACTATCTTTCCTGTAGCTTCTCTTGGGGATTCGTAGTTTTGCTGAGCCCAAAATGGATAGGCAAAACTGATCTTGGGATATAAGATAATGCTTGTAGTGAAGAGAAGAGCGCAGATAAATAAAGTTGTTTTTTTCATAATTTGCTTTTTAAGATCATTCATTTTTTTATGCCCACCAAGGATTTTCATTAGTTCTAAAGTCAGTTTCTGACCACTGTTTGACAAGTACAGAATCATCGTCAATATCGACATGAGCTAGTGCTAAAGATAAAGGAGCAGGACCTCTTACTACCTTCCCATTAGTATCGTACTGACTACCATGACAAGGGCATATAAATTTATTAGCACCACTATCCCACGGGACAACGCAACCTAAATGAGTACAAATTGCATTTAAACCAAATTCGCCTATTTCGCCACCCTCATTAACTATTAAATAAGTTGGATCTCCTTTGAGACCTTGTACTAGGCTTCTGTCTCCTGCTTGATGGGTTGCCAACCAACCTGTCTTAGTTATTGGATTCCCTAATTCATCCTTAGCAGAAGTTCCACCACCTCCACTGCCGGCTCTTAAAGGCATGAAATAATTTGCCACAGGATAAAGAGCTCCTAAAGCTACACCAGTTGCAGTACCAAATGTTAGAAGATTCATAAATTGCCTTCGACCCATTGAAGGGACATCATTGGAACTTAATTGAGTCATTCGCTACTTGGTTCTGTTATTTATTAGTTATTATGAATCAAATTGTCTAATTTCTGTTGCAAATAGATAGGACTTTTAATAATTTAAAGTAAAAGTTGAGGAAGTCTTAATTAATTGATTTAAATGAAACCATTACTTGTAGATGAAGTTATTCATTATTTGATTCATCGTTGGGGTAAAAAATATGACTTTAGACTCTTTAAAAGAGGAAGGTTTGTATATTTACAAATGATGTGGGGATTCCTTGGACAGGAATCATTTCCTTTAAGTGAAGTTGAATATCAAAAATCGATAGCTGATAAAATCGAGATTTTAAATAGATGTGGATACTCAGAAGAAGTAAGGGAATGGTTAACAAAAGTAAATGCTAGGCCAAGGCTGGGTAGAGCAGTCAGCTTGCAATTAAATGTTAATGAGAAGATGAAAGAGTTTTTGATTTAAGATTTTCTGATAAGTAAGTTAATCCAGTACCAACAAAAAATAAAAACACAATCGAAATAGATAGCAATGACATTGTCAATGGGTCTGTTGAAGGGGTAATCACTGCAGATAAGATCGCTGAGGAGATCACAACTATTTTCCAATTCGAAATCATTTTCTCTGTAGTAATTATTCCAAGAGAACCAAGAATAAATTGTAATACTGGCAACTGAAAAGCTAATGCAGTACTAGACATTAATAAAAGAACAAAATCAAAATATCTCTCTATTGACCAAGTTGGTTCAACAATGTCAGCACCGAAAGTAATAAAGAATTTTATGGCTGCAGGAACTAATATCCACCATGAAAAAATTAATCCTAAGAAAAATAGAAGACCTGAACCAAAAACTGCGGGCAAGATAAGGCTTTTTTCTTGTTTTGTTAATCCTGGGGAAATGAATAATATTATTTGATAAAAAATATAGGGCATAGAAACTATTAATCCGCTATAACCTGCAACTTTAATAGCAACAAATAAGAACTCTCCTGGAGCAAGTTGTAGTAAATGTATATCACCTGCTGGAACTTCTAAAAAAGATATTAACGGCTTTATAACAAGAAAGCTTAAAAATATTGAGATAAGTATTGAATAAACTGAGTTTAGTATCCTTTGCCGAAACTCCTCTAGGTGATCACTGAAAGTCATCAAATCTGATAATTTATTTTCGCTCTGACCTGTAACTTTCATTATTGTTTACTAAAGATTTTGTAAGAAAAAGCTTTTAAATCAATTTTGCCAAAGTCTAATTTTATTTTTCGGTAAATTTAATTATTTGCTTCATTTAGGATTAGTTGGGTCTGGTAATAAGAAAGGAGGAGCATCATTTAAAGATGATTCGCCGTAAGTTTCATATTCTCTATACCCACCCATTTTCCCATTTGTTTTCATAAGTGCGCTTACGAAGGCAAGTAATAAGAAAACAGTCGGAGCTCCAATTATTAATGCAGCGCCGAAAAGATATCCAACAATAAATTCTGGAAAACTATGATTTCCTAAAAATTCATGAGTACCCAAAAGAAAATCAAACATTTAGATCTAAAATTTTTTTTATTATAAACTAAATTACTGTTTTAAGATTTTTTTTAATGTAATCTTCTCCTCTTGTAGGATTTCCCCAAATAATCTCTCCATTTTTAAAGGAAACACATCCTGGCCCTCCTTTTGTTATTTTTTGCAAATCTTTAATTTTTACTAAGTTAATTGGAACTTTAATGTTTCTTTTTGCCTTACTAAACAAAGCAGCTAAATCTGCAGCTATTTGCAGATCTTGTTCAGATGCTTCTTGAGATGAAGACTTTAATACTACGTGACTTCCTGGCGATTCCTGAGCATGAAACCATAGATCGCCTTTCTTCGAAAACTTAAAACTGATTAAATCATTTTGCCTCATATTTCTCCCAACCTGAAGCTTTAATCCTGTGGGAGTCTTGACTTGAATTGGGGAAGATTGTATCTCAGATATATTTTTCTTATTTTCTCTTCGCGTCTTTTGATTAATATTAAACTCGTTACAAATTTCTTCCATAATTTCTTCCACTAGTTTAATTTTTATAAAAAGTTCTTCATGTTTTAAAGAATTTAGATTTTCTAAAAGCGTTGTGAATTCATCTAATCTATTTAGATTAGTTTTGTAAATATTTAGTCTTTCTTTTATCAATTCACGAGATCTTTTTAGTTTTTTTGACTTTTTATACAGTTTCTGTCCTTTTATGATGTCTTGTTTTTTGATCTCATTTTTAGTGAATATTTTGTCAGCTTTTTCTTTATATACTTCGTAATTTTCTGACTTTAAAAGGAGATCATATTGCATGTTTAAATTCTTTTTTTCAGTATTTTTTTGTTTGAAAATTATCCCTTCAGTTTTATTTGATAACAATTCAAGTTTTTTTTGTTTTAAATGATAATCATAATAATTCTCTAAACCAACGCATAAATCAATTTTTTTTTCAGATTTAATTTCTTTATCTGAAAACCAAACGCAATAAAAAAATTGATTAAATATGGCAAAGGAAAAGCTATTATTTTGAAATCTATTTATCCATATCCTCCAACTTTTAAATATCTCCTTTAAATTGGCATCGCTAATGAAATCAATATTTCTCTCCATTATTTCCGAATCGCTAATATTACTAAAGACCTCTAATTGCTTCGTTAAAATTGGACTTACACCTTGGTAAGTATTGATTAAACAATGTTTCAATGAATTAGGTACTGTAGAAATTGATTCTTTCCACGATTGAAAAGATTCATCTTCTCTTGGTTTTTTTTTAAGATTAATTGGGGGGTTAGAATAAATTGATCCTGTTGAAATTTTTCTAAAACTAGATTCACTTGATTTGAGTTGTTTCCCTACAGCAATTATTTTTTGTTTATTGTCTAAATAGAAAATATTACTATGTTTTCCCATTAACTCAAAAATCAAATACTTGCTAATCTCATCTCTTGGTTTTTTTGCAAAACCAAATTTTATAACTCTCTCGTAATCATTTTGGTCAATCGAAATTAAAGCCATATATTTTAATCCGTATCTTAATTGTTTAGAAAGTGTACTTTCTCTTCCAACCTTTTCTGGTTTATTTATCTTTAGTATTCTGGGAGAGTCTCCATTCCATGAAACTTCTAACCAAGTTTGATAATTAACTCCTCTTAGACAGAATTGAATGGTATTAGGCTCAGGTTGTTGGGCAGTTTCAAACTTTGCAGGTAAAATTTGTTTTGATAAATAATGCAAGATAGATCTAATAGATGTAATATCCATTATCTGAGGCACACCTTTTTGCATTATTTATTTTTAACTCAGAAGATTTTTATTTTACTGTAAAAAATTTAATATGAAAAATTTTAAAAAACTCATTATCCTTACCGGACCAAGCGGGGTTGGCAAAGGAACTGTCATCAAAGAAATATTAAGTAAGGATAAAAATATTTGGCTTTCAATATCTGCAACTACAAGAGAACCCAGAGAGGGAGAGAAAGAAGGTGAAAATTATTACTTTTTGAATAAAGAAAAGTTTAAAGAAATGATTAAACAAAACCTTTTTCTTGAATGGGCCAAATTTGCTGGTAATTATTATGGAACTCCTTTATCTTCTGTTAATGAGAAAATCGAAAAGGGATTAACCGTTTTACTTGAAATTGAGGTGGAGGGCGCAAAACAAATTAAAGAAAAGTTTTCTGAGTCCCTTTCAATATTTTTACTCCCTCCAGATATAGCAGAGTTAGAGAGAAGAATAAGAAATAGAGGAACAGAAAAAGAAGAGGCAATAAAAAAAAGACTCTTAAGAGCTAATTATGAGATTTCAGAATCAAATCAATTTGATTTTGCTTTGACAAATCACAATGTTTATGAAACAGCAAAAAGAATAATCAAGTTAATACAAACTTGACTATTCTTTCTTTTATTCAGCTCATTGGATGAAATAATAAGTCTGGGAAAAACCTATTAAATTCAATAATTATTCCTGCTGTAACAGTCAACCAAGCCGCTGCTACTACAGGAGCTGATCTCATGTATTTAGTACTAAAAAGTTTGAACATTTTTTTAAGATAAATATTTTAAGTTAAGTTTTAGCGTGGACCATTTAGAGTGATATTTTTATCTGATTCTCTAAGTTCTCCACTTCTTCCTTGCTTGTTTGCAAGTAAGGGCCATTGGGCTCCTTTTATAAGACATTTCTGTGCTAGAGAGAAGTCTATAAAGATTTCCATGTCAGCGGGATTCTTAGTCTTTTTAGATTCAATTAGATACTCCCTTCCAGACCAACCAATTATGCCAGCAATATAAATAAATATTGTACCTGGTATAAGAAGGTCTCCTTCATGTCCTCTGTTTAAAAGTGCACCCCATGGTTCTAATGGAGCTCCTAAAATTAAATGAGGTAAGCCATCATCTCCGCAAGATGCTTTGCCATACCTTTCAAATCTTGCGATGTCTTTCTGAGTAGTAGCAGAACTCGCTCTCTCAATAAATTTAGGATTTTCAGAGCATTTTGTGAGGGCTGATGCGGTAAATTCTGTACTTGCTCTGTCAGCGTTTAATGCTGGACCATTAGCAGCTAAAGCAATAGGAGTAAGTCCTAGAAACAGAAAAACTGAGGTTATGATTGAAAAAAAGAATTTCATAAGTTGCAATCTTTAATTCCTTATAATGTGTTAAGTAAGAAATTATTATTAAAATAGAACAAGTTGAAGCAAATATGCGTAAAGTTTTAGCTATTGAAACAAGTTGTGATGAGACATCTGTCTCAATAGTGTCTAATATTGGTGATTCTTTTAAAATTCATTCAAATATTATTGCATCTCAAATTGAAGATCATTCAAAATGGGGAGGAGTTGTTCCTGAACTTGCTGCCAGAAAACATTTAGAATTATTACCTTTTGTTTTAGAAAAAGCATTAATAGAATCAAAAATTAAAATTGAAGATATTGATTATATTGCATCAACTGTAGCTCCTGGATTGGTTGGGTGTTTACGGGTTGGCTCTATTACTGCAAGATCACTTTGCATTATACATTCAAAGCCATTTTTGGGGATTCATCATTTGGAGGGCCATTTGTCTTCAATTCTATTCTCAGAAAAATATCCAAAGAAATCTTTTCTTACATTACTTGTGAGTGGAGGACATACTGAATTAATTAAGGTTAATGAGAGAAGGGGAATGCAAAGACTTGGGAAGAGTTTTGATGATGCCGCTGGAGAAGCCTTTGATAAAGTCGGAAGATTATTAGGTCTTAGTTATCCAGGAGGACCGGCAATTGCAAATATTGCTAAAGAGGGCAATCCTATGAAATTCAATTTACCAAAATGTAGGATCTCTGATAAAAAGGGTGGATTTCTTAAATATGATTTCTCTTTTAGTGGTCTAAAAACTGCTGTATTAAGACTAGTTGAAAAAATAAATCTAGATGGTAAACCAATCCCAGTCCCTGATATAGCTGCAAGTTTTGAGAGAGTAGTGGCGGAGGTTTTGGTGGAGAGAACTATAAAATGTGCAAAAGATCATGGCTTGGATAATGTTGTTGTTGTAGGAGGTGTGGCTGCTAATAATACATTAAGAAAAATGATGATTAGTGAAGCAAGTAAAAAATCTATTAAAGTTCATTTAGCTCCCCTTAATCTTTGTACAGATAATGCGGCGATGATTGGAGCAGCTGCGTTGTTCAGAATCAAATTTAAGGATCATATAAGTTCCCTTAAATTAGGTGTCTCAGGAAGACTATCAATTGAACAAGCAAATACTCTTTATGAAGAAAATCCTCCTTTCTAAATCAAATGAACAAACAACCTAAAATTGAGATGGAAGAAACAAAAAACCTCGTTGATAAAAAGGAACTCAATTTATGGAAAAGAGGCTTTACCCCACAAGCCGAAATATGGAACGGGAGGATGGCAACTATTGGTATAGGCATAATTTTTATTATTGTTGCTTTAATAAGCCAATTTTCCTAATAGAGAAAAACTTTTTTGACTTATTCAGTAATTTAGTGAGGCTTATTAATTAAATTAAAAAAATATTGTATTTAATGGACTTGTGATGAGATTATTGATTTAATCAAAATGATTAATATTTTTATTATTTGTAAGATTATATGACGCCCGAAAGGCTTGGATTACTTTGGGGAATAACTTTATTTGCAGGTGCTTGTGCTCGACTATTTTCTTCTGTTACGGGATTCCCAAGTGTTGTTATTTTATTACTCTCTGGATTATTCATCGGAAGATCAGGCTTAGGACTGGTTGAGCCTTTAGATCTTGGACAAGGGCTCGAAACTATTGTTGGACTTTTAGTCAGCTTAGTTCTTTTCGAAGGTGGACTAAATTTAAAACTGCCTGAAGGGAATGTAAGAAATACTGTTTTAAAAATTTCACTGATCAGACTATTTATTTCATTATCTGCTGGAATTTTTATTGCTCATTGGCTGGCTGGTCTTTCATGGCAGGTTGCAGGAATATATAGTGCTATAGTTCTAGCTACTGGACCAACAGTCGTTTCTCCATTAGTTGAACAAATAAAATTAGTTTCCCCTCTTTCGGAAGTTTTAAAGGCTGAGGGATTGTTACTTGAACCAATTGGAGCAGTATTAGCATTATTACTTTTAGAACTAACTCTAGGGGATTTGCATGGGATCAAGGATGTATTTGTTGCATTAATGCAAAGATTAGGGGGAGGCGTTCTAATAGGATTAGGTTCAGGATGGTTACTATCAGAAATTTTAAAAAAAACAAAAAATGAAGCCTCATTTGGTCTAGAGCTTCAAGTTACCCTTGGATTTATTTTTCTTGTATATGGAATATGTGAATATTTTTTACCAGAATCAGGCTTGCCTGCCTCTGTTGCGGCAGGCTTTATTGTGGGCAAAAGAGAAGTAATAGATAAGGAGAGATTGGATAATCTAATAGGTGAATTAGCTCAATTAGCGATAACAGTTCTTTTCCCCCTTTTGGCAGCTGATGTCTCTTGGCGTGAATTAAGTCCTCTAGGTTGGGGAGGGGTTGTTTGTGTTTTTATGTTGATGGTAATTGTTCGTCCTATCTCAATATGGATAGCAACAATAGGAAAAGAATTAAACTTAAAAGAAAAAGTATTTTTGGCCTGGTTAGCTCCAAGAGGTATTGTTACTGCAGCGGTTGCCTCTCTTTTTTCTATCAGATTAGAACAGGCTGGTATCCTTGGGGCTGGACGTCTTCAAGGTTTAGTTTTTCTTACAATATTAATGACAGTAGGAATTCAAGGCCTTACGGCTAAACTTTTGGCAAATCGGCTTGAATTAGTCCAAAAAGAAATTTAGATTAATTTAAGACATCTTTCAATCCTCGATATATCACTTTTACTTTCTGCTAAAAGTTCCCAACTTTGAATTAAATCTGGCCCACTGAGAGAACCAAAAAAGGCTACTCTTAATGATTTCATTAAAATGCCTTTTTTGACATTATGGATTTTTGAAATTTCTTTTATTATTTCTTTGGCTTTCTCTTTGGTTAGTTTGACAGTTTTTTGCTCAGTTAAATAACTTAGAATTAGTTTTAGAGATGCTTTACTATCCTTTGTTTCGAGGAAATCTTTACCTTCTTTTTGAATTGGAGGTAATAAGAAAAATGGTTTTGATTGATCAATAGAATCTTTTAAAAGGGTCATTGAGTCTTTAATCAAAATTACTAATTTAATAGCCCATTCTTTAGATGGAGGATTCCAACCCAAATTATCCCAGTATCTACATATGACCTCACTTAATTTTACGGAATCCATATTTCTTATGTATTGAGAATTAATCCAGTTGAGTTTTTCCCAACTGAATTTTGCTCCAGCTTTATTTATATCTGACAAGTCAAAAGTTTTAGATATCTCATTAAGTGTCAGTATTTCACTCACGGCAGATTTTGGGGACCAACCTAGAAATGCCATGTAATTTGCTAATGCTTCGGGTAAATATCCCATATCTCTAAATTCATCGATGGAAGTAACGCAATCTCGCTTGGATAATTTTTTCCCTTCGCTATTTAGTATTAGCGGTGTATGTGAAAAAGTTGGTAGTTTGAAATTTAACGCTTCATAAATCAATATTTGTTTCGCAGTATTAGAGATATGGTCTTCTCCTCTTACGACATGAGTTATGTTCATGAAATTATCATCAACTACAACTGCAAGATTATATAAAGGATCGCCTATCTCATATCCCTTAGCCCTTCTTGATAAAACCAAATCACCACCCAAGTCCTTACCTTGCCATTTAATTTCACCTCTTATCTGGTCTAACCATTTTATTTGTATTTTTTCATCAATTTTAAACCTTATTACGGAAGTCCTTCCTTTGGATATGAATGTTTCTATTTCTTCTTTTGAAAGATTTCTATGTCTATTATCATGCCTTGGAGGTAAACCTTTCTTCTTTTGTTCCTCTCTTAATTCAGAAATCTCATCGTCGGTGGTAAAGCATCTATAGGCAGCTCCACTTTCTAGTAGCTTTTTGATGTGTTTTTTGTGAGTCGAAATTCGGTCACTTTGCTTTATCGGTTCTTCATCCCATTTAAGTCCAAGCCATTGCAAGCCCTCTAATATATTATTTGTGTATTCAGATTTAGATCGAAGAAAATCTGTATCTTCTATTCTGATCAGAAACTTTCCGCCTATTTTTTGTGCATACAACCAGTTGAATAATGCTGTTCTAGCGGTCCCAATATGAAATAAACCTGTTGGACTCGGGGCTAATCTTAAACGTTTTTCCAAATTTTTTAAAAAAAAACGGGACCGACGGGATTCGAACCCGCAACTTCCGCCGTGACAGGGCGGTGCTCTAACCAGTTGAACTACGGTCCCAGAGTTTTGTTCTAAAGTTATTTAGAACTACATTCTTAAAATTATCAGATCATAATACTTAATTTATGTTGTTGTAATAAAAAAAATTTATTAATTTGAGGATTTACAGAAATAGTTAGTTTATAGCAGCCTTGATATAAATAACTATTTATTTTTGAGGTCTAAAACCAGCAGGTTCTATCAACCTAACTTGGTTACCTCTAGCGGTAAACTCTCTGCCTTGGTCGCTTTGTACGACAACTC
This window of the Prochlorococcus sp. MIT 1314 genome carries:
- a CDS encoding high light inducible protein; protein product: MNKQPKIEMEETKNLVDKKELNLWKRGFTPQAEIWNGRMATIGIGIIFIIVALISQFS
- the gltX gene encoding glutamate--tRNA ligase — translated: MEKRLRLAPSPTGLFHIGTARTALFNWLYAQKIGGKFLIRIEDTDFLRSKSEYTNNILEGLQWLGLKWDEEPIKQSDRISTHKKHIKKLLESGAAYRCFTTDDEISELREEQKKKGLPPRHDNRHRNLSKEEIETFISKGRTSVIRFKIDEKIQIKWLDQIRGEIKWQGKDLGGDLVLSRRAKGYEIGDPLYNLAVVVDDNFMNITHVVRGEDHISNTAKQILIYEALNFKLPTFSHTPLILNSEGKKLSKRDCVTSIDEFRDMGYLPEALANYMAFLGWSPKSAVSEILTLNEISKTFDLSDINKAGAKFSWEKLNWINSQYIRNMDSVKLSEVICRYWDNLGWNPPSKEWAIKLVILIKDSMTLLKDSIDQSKPFFLLPPIQKEGKDFLETKDSKASLKLILSYLTEQKTVKLTKEKAKEIIKEISKIHNVKKGILMKSLRVAFFGSLSGPDLIQSWELLAESKSDISRIERCLKLI
- the tsaD gene encoding tRNA (adenosine(37)-N6)-threonylcarbamoyltransferase complex transferase subunit TsaD, with protein sequence MRKVLAIETSCDETSVSIVSNIGDSFKIHSNIIASQIEDHSKWGGVVPELAARKHLELLPFVLEKALIESKIKIEDIDYIASTVAPGLVGCLRVGSITARSLCIIHSKPFLGIHHLEGHLSSILFSEKYPKKSFLTLLVSGGHTELIKVNERRGMQRLGKSFDDAAGEAFDKVGRLLGLSYPGGPAIANIAKEGNPMKFNLPKCRISDKKGGFLKYDFSFSGLKTAVLRLVEKINLDGKPIPVPDIAASFERVVAEVLVERTIKCAKDHGLDNVVVVGGVAANNTLRKMMISEASKKSIKVHLAPLNLCTDNAAMIGAAALFRIKFKDHISSLKLGVSGRLSIEQANTLYEENPPF
- a CDS encoding cation:proton antiporter, with product MTPERLGLLWGITLFAGACARLFSSVTGFPSVVILLLSGLFIGRSGLGLVEPLDLGQGLETIVGLLVSLVLFEGGLNLKLPEGNVRNTVLKISLIRLFISLSAGIFIAHWLAGLSWQVAGIYSAIVLATGPTVVSPLVEQIKLVSPLSEVLKAEGLLLEPIGAVLALLLLELTLGDLHGIKDVFVALMQRLGGGVLIGLGSGWLLSEILKKTKNEASFGLELQVTLGFIFLVYGICEYFLPESGLPASVAAGFIVGKREVIDKERLDNLIGELAQLAITVLFPLLAADVSWRELSPLGWGGVVCVFMLMVIVRPISIWIATIGKELNLKEKVFLAWLAPRGIVTAAVASLFSIRLEQAGILGAGRLQGLVFLTILMTVGIQGLTAKLLANRLELVQKEI